In Streptomyces sp. NBC_00433, a single genomic region encodes these proteins:
- a CDS encoding WhiB family transcriptional regulator, with product MSSWVTDWSTQAACKTTDPDELFVQGAAQNRAKAVCTGCPVRTECLADALDHRVEFGVWGGMTERERRALLRRRPMVTSWRRLLETARTEYERSTGLLPLDDEDDYAAAG from the coding sequence ATGAGCAGCTGGGTAACCGACTGGAGCACGCAGGCCGCATGCAAGACGACGGATCCGGACGAACTCTTCGTCCAGGGTGCGGCGCAGAACCGGGCGAAGGCGGTGTGCACCGGGTGCCCGGTCCGCACCGAATGCCTGGCTGACGCCCTCGACCACCGGGTCGAGTTCGGGGTGTGGGGGGGCATGACCGAGCGGGAGCGCCGGGCGCTGCTGCGGCGCCGCCCGATGGTGACCTCCTGGCGCAGGCTGCTGGAGACCGCCCGCACCGAGTACGAGCGCAGCACCGGTCTGCTGCCGCTCGATGACGAGGACGACTACGCCGCCGCGGGCTGA
- a CDS encoding penicillin-binding protein, whose protein sequence is MAHKRSGGGLTTAQQAAKFLGVSVLAGAVLAGIALPAAGALGLSAKGTAAGFDDLPGELKAPPLSQASKILDSRGGLIATVYSRDRTVVPITAMSANILQAIVDIEDSRYYEHGALDVKGILRALGNNASDGGTQGASTLTQQYVKNVFVEEAGDDPTKVAQATQQTIGRKIKEMKYAIQVEKELGKKKILENYLNITFFGEQAYGIEAAAQRYFSTTAKKLTLTQAALLAGMVQSPSRYDPISNEQTALTRRNTVLARMAQLKDITPAQAAAAQKAPLGLKVSSPKNGCITAVNGAGFFCDYVRETFLQNAAFGKTKTDRQKAWDIGGLTIRTTLDPKAQAALLKGLGKHVYATDNFVAADTMVQPGTGKIIAMGQSKPYGFGKNQTQLNLSVDRNMGNSGGFQNGSTFKPITAAAALEAGYKPDQAYPSPYHMDTYPDVTNCAGQVVHAHADEGTQNEMKSEVGPYAMPDALKHSINTYFVALEADVGLCPIINMAAKLGFGRADGKPLLQTASLTLGTNEVSPLTVAAAYAAFANRGVYCTPIAIESATGPNGKKMTVPKSLCNRAMSQSTADTLNSMLKGVVDDGTGTAADLPGRDTAGKTGTTDERKDAWFAGYTPSLASAVWLGDPFNKGIHGRRLSMYAGADDNGGHDGVGGIKVKIGPKTFDKVEGATGPAPIWRDAMLGALKGTEKEHFVTVPLPDSPPKNNQPADPNNPNQPADPNQPTDPTKPPDDGKGPGGTGFTLPPGMTGGNGRSGGGGGGNGGP, encoded by the coding sequence ATGGCTCACAAGCGTTCCGGCGGGGGGCTCACGACGGCCCAGCAGGCCGCCAAGTTCCTCGGCGTCAGTGTTCTGGCCGGCGCGGTCCTGGCGGGAATAGCCCTGCCGGCCGCCGGCGCACTCGGCCTGTCCGCGAAGGGTACGGCGGCGGGTTTCGACGACCTGCCGGGAGAGTTGAAGGCCCCGCCCCTGAGCCAGGCGTCCAAGATCCTGGACTCCAGGGGCGGCCTGATCGCCACCGTCTACTCGCGCGACCGCACAGTCGTCCCGATCACCGCCATGAGCGCGAACATCCTCCAGGCCATAGTCGACATCGAGGACTCGCGCTATTACGAGCACGGCGCCCTCGACGTCAAGGGCATCCTGCGCGCGCTCGGCAACAACGCCTCCGACGGCGGCACCCAGGGCGCCTCGACGCTGACCCAGCAGTACGTGAAGAACGTCTTCGTCGAGGAGGCCGGCGACGACCCCACCAAGGTCGCCCAGGCCACCCAGCAGACCATCGGGCGCAAGATCAAGGAGATGAAGTACGCGATCCAGGTCGAGAAGGAGCTCGGCAAGAAGAAGATCCTGGAGAACTACCTCAACATCACCTTCTTCGGCGAGCAGGCCTACGGCATCGAGGCCGCCGCCCAGCGCTACTTCAGCACCACCGCGAAGAAGCTGACCCTGACCCAGGCCGCGCTGCTGGCCGGCATGGTCCAGTCGCCGAGCCGCTACGACCCGATCAGCAACGAGCAGACGGCCCTCACCCGGCGCAACACGGTGCTGGCGCGCATGGCCCAGCTCAAGGACATCACCCCGGCCCAGGCGGCGGCCGCGCAGAAGGCCCCGCTCGGCCTGAAGGTCAGCTCGCCGAAGAACGGCTGCATCACCGCCGTCAACGGCGCCGGCTTCTTCTGCGACTACGTGCGCGAGACCTTCCTGCAGAATGCCGCGTTCGGCAAGACCAAGACCGACCGGCAGAAAGCGTGGGACATAGGCGGTCTCACCATCAGGACCACGCTGGACCCGAAGGCGCAGGCCGCGCTGCTCAAGGGCCTGGGCAAGCACGTCTACGCCACCGACAACTTCGTCGCCGCCGACACCATGGTGCAGCCGGGTACCGGCAAGATCATCGCGATGGGCCAGAGCAAGCCCTACGGCTTCGGCAAGAACCAGACGCAGCTCAACCTGTCCGTCGACCGGAACATGGGCAACAGCGGCGGCTTCCAGAACGGCTCGACCTTCAAGCCGATCACCGCGGCCGCGGCCCTGGAGGCCGGCTACAAGCCGGACCAGGCCTACCCGTCGCCGTACCACATGGACACCTACCCCGACGTGACCAACTGCGCCGGCCAGGTGGTCCACGCCCACGCGGACGAGGGCACGCAGAACGAGATGAAGTCGGAAGTCGGGCCCTATGCCATGCCCGACGCCCTCAAACACTCGATCAACACGTACTTCGTCGCCCTTGAGGCCGACGTCGGCCTGTGCCCGATCATCAACATGGCCGCCAAGCTCGGCTTCGGCCGCGCCGACGGCAAGCCGCTCCTGCAGACCGCGTCGCTCACCCTGGGCACCAACGAGGTCTCGCCGCTCACCGTCGCCGCCGCGTACGCCGCCTTCGCCAACCGCGGCGTCTACTGCACGCCGATCGCCATCGAGTCGGCCACCGGCCCGAACGGCAAGAAGATGACCGTGCCGAAGAGCCTGTGCAACCGGGCGATGTCGCAGAGCACCGCGGACACGCTGAACAGCATGCTCAAGGGCGTCGTCGACGACGGCACCGGCACCGCGGCCGACCTCCCGGGCCGCGACACGGCGGGCAAGACGGGTACGACCGACGAGCGCAAGGACGCCTGGTTCGCCGGCTACACCCCGTCCCTGGCCTCCGCGGTGTGGCTGGGCGACCCCTTCAACAAGGGCATCCACGGCCGGCGCCTGTCGATGTACGCCGGCGCGGACGACAACGGCGGCCACGACGGCGTCGGCGGGATAAAGGTCAAGATCGGCCCGAAGACCTTCGACAAGGTCGAGGGCGCCACCGGCCCCGCCCCCATCTGGCGGGACGCGATGCTCGGCGCGCTGAAGGGCACCGAGAAGGAGCACTTCGTCACGGTGCCGCTGCCCGACTCCCCGCCGAAGAACAACCAGCCCGCCGACCCGAACAACCCGAACCAGCCCGCCGACCCGAACCAGCCGACCGACCCGACCAAGCCCCCGGACGACGGCAAGGGCCCCGGCGGCACGGGCTTCACGCTCCCTCCGGGGATGACCGGCGGCAACGGCCGCTCCGGCGGAGGCGGCGGAGGCAACGGCGGGCCGTGA
- a CDS encoding ArsA family ATPase: MSLKSPVLEIDPLLDDPKTRIIVCCGSGGVGKTTTAAALGVRAAERGRTAVVLTIDPARRLAQSMGLTELDNTPREVAGIDRSAGGSLHAMMLDMKRTFDEVVVQHSDPERARAILENPFYQSLSAGFAGTQEYMAMEKLGQLRAQDAWDLIIVDTPPSRSALDFLDAPKRLGSFLDGRFIKLLMAPAKVGGRAGVKFLNIGMSMMTGTLSKVMGAGLLRDVQTFVAAMDTMFGGFRTRADATYRLLQAPGTAFLVVAAPERDALREAAYFVERLADEDMPLAGLVLNRVHGSGADQLTAERALAAAEALEDYAADRAADSAAEGPEGAAQHPDGAPAENIAGGRIVDHGPGNADSRQHRPDSTDEDDGTGTGGTERLAAGLLRLHAERMQVVARERRTRGRFVSVHPEVPMVDVTALPGDVHDLEGLRAIGQELATGQPAAA; the protein is encoded by the coding sequence CCCTCGGTGTACGGGCCGCGGAGCGCGGGCGTACGGCGGTGGTGCTGACCATCGACCCGGCCCGCAGGCTCGCCCAGTCCATGGGGCTGACCGAGTTGGACAACACGCCGCGCGAAGTGGCTGGAATCGATCGGTCGGCGGGCGGCTCGCTGCACGCGATGATGCTCGACATGAAACGGACGTTCGACGAGGTCGTCGTCCAGCACTCCGACCCGGAAAGGGCCAGGGCGATCCTGGAAAACCCTTTCTACCAATCGCTGTCAGCCGGTTTCGCCGGCACCCAGGAGTACATGGCGATGGAGAAGCTGGGCCAGCTGCGCGCCCAGGACGCCTGGGACCTGATCATCGTCGACACCCCGCCGAGCCGCAGCGCGCTGGACTTCCTCGACGCGCCCAAGCGCCTCGGGTCCTTCCTCGACGGCCGCTTCATCAAACTGCTGATGGCTCCGGCCAAGGTCGGCGGCCGGGCCGGGGTGAAGTTCCTGAACATCGGGATGTCGATGATGACCGGCACCTTGAGCAAGGTGATGGGCGCCGGCCTGCTGCGTGACGTGCAGACCTTCGTGGCGGCGATGGACACGATGTTCGGCGGCTTCCGCACCCGCGCCGACGCCACCTACCGGCTGCTCCAGGCGCCGGGCACCGCCTTCCTGGTGGTCGCGGCGCCGGAGCGGGACGCGCTGCGCGAGGCGGCGTATTTCGTGGAGCGGCTGGCCGACGAGGACATGCCGCTGGCCGGGCTCGTACTGAACCGGGTGCATGGCAGCGGGGCCGACCAGCTGACCGCGGAGCGCGCGCTCGCGGCGGCCGAGGCGCTGGAGGACTACGCGGCCGACAGGGCGGCCGACAGCGCCGCGGAGGGCCCCGAGGGCGCCGCGCAGCACCCGGACGGCGCCCCCGCAGAAAATATTGCCGGCGGCCGCATTGTGGATCACGGTCCCGGGAATGCTGACTCCCGGCAGCACCGACCGGACAGCACCGACGAAGACGACGGCACTGGCACCGGAGGTACGGAGCGGCTCGCCGCCGGACTGCTGCGCCTCCATGCGGAACGCATGCAGGTGGTCGCGCGTGAACGACGCACCCGCGGCCGCTTCGTGTCCGTGCACCCGGAGGTGCCCATGGTGGATGTCACCGCCCTGCCGGGCGACGTGCACGACCTGGAGGGCTTGCGGGCGATCGGTCAGGAACTCGCGACGGGTCAGCCCGCGGCGGCGTAG
- a CDS encoding GatB/YqeY domain-containing protein — protein sequence MTTTLKQRLKDDLTTAIKGRDELRSATLRLTLTAITKEEVAGTTARQLSDDEVLTVITREAKKRREAAEAFEQGGRAESAERERAEGEVLAGYLPQQLTDDEIAAIVREAIAESGAAGPKGMGAVMKLVNPKVAKRAEGGRVAAEVKRQLAG from the coding sequence ATGACCACGACGCTCAAGCAGCGACTCAAGGACGACCTGACCACGGCGATCAAGGGCCGTGACGAACTGCGCTCCGCCACGCTCCGGCTCACGCTGACCGCCATCACCAAGGAGGAGGTCGCCGGCACCACGGCCCGGCAGCTCTCCGACGACGAGGTGCTGACCGTGATCACCCGGGAGGCGAAGAAGCGGCGCGAGGCGGCCGAGGCGTTCGAGCAGGGCGGCCGCGCCGAGTCCGCGGAGCGCGAGCGGGCCGAGGGCGAGGTCCTCGCCGGGTACCTCCCGCAGCAGCTCACGGACGACGAGATCGCCGCGATCGTGCGGGAGGCGATCGCCGAGTCCGGTGCCGCCGGGCCCAAGGGCATGGGCGCCGTCATGAAGCTGGTCAACCCGAAGGTCGCCAAGCGGGCGGAGGGTGGCCGCGTCGCCGCCGAGGTCAAGCGCCAGCTCGCCGGCTGA